CGATGCACGCCGTGAGCGCACAGGCCGAGATCAGGTCACGAGAGCGATGCGCGGGCTGGTTTCGATCCATTGGTTGAAGTCGATCGCGGTCATCGGCTGCGCAACCGCAAAACCCTGCATGTACTTCACGCCGGCTGAACGGCAGGCCGCGCGGTCATCGGCCGATGCGACGCGCGTCGCGATCACGTCCCAGCCGAAGACGCGCGCAAAGGCAACGATCGCGTCCATGCCTTTTCCCTTCGCGCCGCCCGACGGGAGCAGCGCGTGTGAGGGCTTGACGAAACGCACCGGCAGCCCTTCGAGCAGCGGCAGGTCGAGCGCGGTTTCGCCGAACCCGTCCAAACCGACGTACAGACCGCAGCGCTCGGCCGCCTCGGCAAACCCGCGGTAGGCGTCGATATCGGCGTTGAAACGCCCCCAATCCAACTCGAGCGCGAGCATCGAGGTGTCGCAACCGCTCGCGTCGACCGCCCGCAGCACGTTGCCGAAGATCTCGTCGTTCACGCAGCCGATGTTGACATGAATGCGCTGCACGCCTTGCGCACGCCATTCGTTTGCGCACGCGAGCGCGCGGCGCGTTACCCAGGCGTCGAGATGCTCGATCGAGCGGCGCGCGCGCGCGGCCGCCATCGTCATGAATGCCGACTGCACGCCCTCCTGCGGATGCAACGACCGCAGCAGCGCCTCGGCGGCGACGACCGTGCCCGATTCAACCTCGAAGATCGGCTGAAAGCAGAGCAGAAACTCGCGTGAGTAGGATTCTTCGATCTCCACCGCCAGCGGCGACCAATCCTCGGGCCCTTCGCCGGGGCGGAAAACGAAATGCGACTCGTGCTGCCGCTTGGCTTGATACATTGCGAGATCCGCGTGATGCAGCCATTCCTCGACGTCGGCCGCATGCTCGGGATAGAACGCAACACCGACGCTGAGCGACACGGCGCCCGCACCATGCACGATCCCCAAATCGCGCACGCCGTCGGCCAAACGTTTGGCCGCGGACGTCGCCTCCTCATAGCTGCGTACCATCGGCAGAAGTACCGCGAATTCATCGCCGCCGATTCGCCCGACAAATTCGTTGGCGCGCAACGCCTCGCGCAGCGTCGAAGCGATGGTACGCAAGACCATGTCCCCGTGCGCGTGACCGAACGAGTCGTTGACGCCTTTGAATCCGTTGAGGTCGATGAAGAGCAGCGCCGCGTGCGTGCCGTTGCGCTTGGAGGCCAGAATCGTTTCTTTCAAACGATTCATCGTCGCCCAGCGATCGGGCAAACCGGTCACGTGGTCGAAGAGCGAGCGCGCTTCCAGCGCCTGCGCGCGCTGCCGCAAGAGTTGCGTGAAAACGTCGAGCAGCGTCTCCGCGTCGGTCTCGAATACCGAACGGTCAAGCCGCGACGTGCGCTCGCCGAGCATCAACACCCACTCGCGTTCGCCCGCGTAAAGCATCGCGCAGAGCGCGTCGGCCAAGCCGGCGGCGGCGCGCAGCGCCGACGTGCCGTGCTCGCGCACCTCGCTCTCGCCGTTGATTTGCACCCGCGATTCCAACAGCGAAGGATCGGTGGAGAACGCGCACTGGAGGAACTCACCCTGGACTTCGAAGATCGCCGCAACGTCGGCGTGGGTCACGCGAGCAGCCTCTTCGAGCGCCTCCACGATGACCTGGGGAAGCTCGGTGTCGAGCCGGCGCAGGAAGGAGCGCATGCGCTCGAGGCGCTCCACAGGGCGCGACACGATATCCGACGGTGCGGGTTCGCCTCCGTCCACGAAGGACTGAACGAGTCCAAAGATATCGTCTAACACCGGCCTCCGCCTATTTCGGCCTCCATCCCAATCATCATGTAGGCGCTACGTCAACCAAACGCCCTCCGTACCGTAGGTGGTCATAAAGTCCCATGCCGTGACCGGCTGACCGAAGTGAAAGCCCTGCAGCTCGTGGCAGCCGATCTTACGCAGGAAATCGGCTTGGCCGCGAGTCTCGACCCCCTCGCCGATCACCTGCATGTGCAGCGAATCGGCCAGTGCCGCCACCGAACGGCAAATCGCGCGGCTGTATCGGTCGTTCTCCGCATCTTTGACGAACGCGCGATCGATCTTGATACAGCTCACCGGGTACGATTTCAGATACGAGAGCGTGTTGTATCCGGTGCCGAAGTCGTCGATCGCGATCGAGATGCCGCGCGACCGCAACTGCTCGAGCGTCGCGACCGCGCTCGGGATGTCCTCGATCAACAGCTGCTCGGTCACTTCGAGTTGCAGCGCGGCCGCTTTCCAGCCCGAATCGGCCAACGCGCTGGAAACGTGGCCGACCAGGCGCGCGGATTGCACGTGACGCGGCGAGACGTTCACGTTCAACCGCACGTCGCGCCCGAGCGAGTCGCGAATCAGCATCGCATCGCGGCAGGCGCGATCGATCGCCCACTTTCCGATCTCGACGACGGCGTCGCTCTCTTCGGCGATCGTGAGAAAGACGTCGGGCGTGAGCAGACCCAGTTCGGGATGCTGCCAGCGCAAGAGCGCCTCCGCCGCGATGACGCGCTCGTCCGATGCGTCGATCAGCGGTTGGTAGTACATCGCGAACTCGCTGCGCTCGATTGCCGCCGGAAGGTCGCGCTCGAGCCGGCTGCGCACGCTCATCTTTCGTTCGAGCGCGGGGCCGTAGCGCACCAAGCCGCCGCGCGCGGCGGTCTTGGCCGCATGCAGCGCCATGACGGCGTTTTGCAGCAAGCCTTCGCCGGTTCCGTCGTGCGGATGCTCGGCCAAACCCATCGTCGCGCGCAGCACGAATTCTGCGTGCCCAGCTTCGAACGGCGCGTCGAGCGAACCACGCAGGCGTTCGATTCCGTCGTCGACGAGGCTGCGATCCTTCGGATCGATCAGCAAGCACGCGAATTCGTCTGAGCCCAGACGCGCCACGTAGTGCCCGTCGGCCTCCAAGAAGCGTACGCGCTCGGCGATCGCGCGCAAAAGCTGATCGCCGACCGCGTGCCCGGCGATCTCGTTGATTTGCGCGAACCGGTCGATGTCGAAGAGCACGAGCGCGCCGCGCGTGCCGACTTGATCCGCATAGTGATCGAGCACCTCGAGCAGCTGATGCCGGTTCAACAGACCGGTGAGCGGATCGTGAGTGGAAAGAAAGAGCACCGCATTCTGCGCTTGGATCTGATCGGTGCAATCGAAGACGCTTCCGACGCTGCGTTCCGCAACGCCGATCGCGTTGCTGAAGATCGTTCCGAAGGTTCGGATGAACCGGACCTCGCCGTTGGTGCGCACGATGCGGCATTGCAGCGCGAGCGAGGGACCCGATTCGATCGCGTGCTTGCGCAGCGTATCGAATGCGTCGCGATCCTCCGGGTGTACGCGCTGCAAAAGATCGTCGTAGTGTACGTGCGTCGTGCCCGCCGGAAGGCCCCAGATCTGCGCGAAGGGCTCGGAAACGGTGACCAAATCGGTCGCCAAGTCGACCGTGTAATACGCAAAGCTGGTGACGCCCTGCGCGTGACGCAGCGCTTCGCGCAGTTCATCACGTTCCTGCGTCACACGCGCGAGTGCGGTTGCATCCACTGCTTGGAGCTCTGACGGCATCAAGCCCGGAGCCTCTCCCTTCGCCACAACGGAATAGCGGCAGGACTGCGGTTACAACCGCTCAACCGCATCCCTCTGGTCTGCGCGATTTACTGAATCTTTACCGAACCCCTGCCGAACGGACTACGCACTAATAGCCCAGCGCGGCGCCGGCGGGATGACGCCGATCGGTGCCGCCGTACAGCATGCCGGTGCGCGGATCGGCGACGATCGCCTGCGCCGAACCCCAGAACGGGATCTCCTTGAACCGGTAGCCCTCGGTGCGCAGCGCGCGCATCGTCGCAGCGGTTAGCGCGCCGGGCTCGTAGTCGATGCGATCGGGCAGCCACTGCATGTGGACACGCGGTGCGTCGACCGCGGCTTGCGCGTTCATGCCGAAATCGAAGACGTTGAGCAGCGTTTCGAGCACGATCGTGATGATGCGCGAACCGCCGGGGCTGCCGGTCACCATCGCCAGCCGGCCGCCGCGCAAGACAATGGTCGGCGTCATCGACGAGAGCGGGCGTTTTCCGGGCTGGATGTCGTTCGTCTCGCCTTGGACGAGCCCGTACATGTTCGGCACGCCGGGTTTCGACGTAAAATCGTCCATTTCGTCGTTGAGAAGAAAGCCCGTGCCTGCCGCCATGACGCCCGAGCCGAACCAGTCGTTGAGCGTATAGGTCACCGCGACCGCGTTACCCCAGCGATCGACGATCGAGTAGTGCGTGGTTTCTCCGTTTTCGTGCACGCTGATCTTCAGCCCGGGATGCACCCGGCTCGACGGCGTCGCGCGAACCGGGTCGATCTGCGCGCGCAAATGCGCCGCATACGCGGGATCGAGCAATTGCGCCACCGGATCATGCACGAAGGTGGGATCGCCGAGATATGCGTTGCGGTCGGCGTATGCGCGCCGTTCGGCTTCGATCAGGTAGTGCGTCTCACGCACGCTATGCCAACCCCACTGCGCAAATGGGTAGGGCGCGATGACGTTCAAGATCTCGCAGAGCGTAACGCCGCCGGAGCTGGGCGGCGGAGCCGAGATGATCTCGAGGTCGTGATACGCGCAGTGGATCGGGGCCGATTCATCGACCGTGTAGTCGGCGAAATCGCGCATCGAGAGAATTCCACCGTGGCGATTGCCGGCGGCAACGATCGCACGCGCGATCGGCCCGCGATAGAACGCCTCATCGCCGTCCGCCGCGATCAGCTCCAACGTGCGGGCGAGATCGGGCTGCACGACCCGCTCGCCGGGGTGCGGCTTCGCGCCGCCGGCGCTCCAGCCGCTATAGCCTTCGCCGGCCGAACCGCGAAACGGAACCATGTCGCCCGGCTGCAGCACGTAGCCGTCGCGCGCCAATCGAATCGCCGCCGCCATGACCGCTGCGCGCGAGCGCGTGCCGAATTGCGCGAGCGCCCGATCGAGTCCCATCACGGTCCCGGGAACGCCGATCGCGAGCCATCCCTTGCGCGAACGCTCCGGCACCACGTTGCCGTGCGCGTCCAAATACATGTCGCGGGTCGCGCGCAGCGGCGCCTTCTCCCGGAAATCGATGAATCGCTCGCGACCGTCGTGCATCCGAATGAGCATGAAGCCGCCGCCGCCGAGATTACCGCAGCACGGATCCACGACGGCGAGCGCGTAGCCGACCGCGACCGCGGCGTCGACGGCGTTGCCGCCGCGTTCGAGCACGGCGAGTCCGGCTTGCGAAGCGAGATGTTGTTCGGTCACGACCATGGCATGCGGGGCGGAAACGACCGCGAGGAGCGCGCTGAAGAGCAGGGCGTGCATGAGCGCTCCTTTCGCGATGAGGCGGTAAAGATTTCCTGTGCGTCCTCCGGCACGTCGCCTCGGATGATACGATAGGCGCGATGAGCACCTCGTACATCGGCTCGGACGCGCTCACGGCGCCGATCACCCCGCTGACGGTCCCGGGCTTCGACGTGCTCGACCCGGCGAGCTATGCCGAGTCGGCCAATGGGTCGACCGCCTCGTCCGGCAGCACGAGCAGCTCGAGCGGGAGTTCCGCGCCGGACTCCTCGACTTCGCCCGCGGCCGCCTCCGCCGCGCAGAATCCGTACCAGCAAGCGGTCGCTACGCTTGCCCAGTGGCAATATCAGACGCTGACGCAGAGCCTGACCGGCGATACCTCCAACGCCTCCGCGGCGCTCTATGCCACCGCCGGTCTGAGCGTGGACCAGTTCGCCGCGCTCGCCAGTCAGCTCCAGAACTTGGGCTCGGCCACCACCGGCAGCACGGTCGACACGACCGCGTAAGCCGTCCCCGCAGACGCAGGCCGGGAGAATCTGCTGCGCGAACCGAGCAGCGTTCATATTAAAAGAGCAAAAGCAAAAAATTAGGAGTTATTGTGCCCGAATCCGTGACCTTAGAGGTCGGCGGGCGCACGATGGTCATCGAGACCGGCGAACTCGCGAAGCAAGCCAACGGCTCCGCGCTGATTCGTTACGGTGAACAGAATGTCGTGCTCTGCGCCGTCACTGCCTCACTCAAACCCCGTGAAGGCATCGACTTTTTCCCCCTAACCTGCGATTTCGAAGAGAAGATGTACGCGGCCGGAAAGATTCCGGGCGGCTACATCAAGCGCGAAGGGCGTCCGCCCGAGCACGCCGTGCTCAGCTCGCGTCAGATGGATCGCCCGATCCGTCCGCTCTTCCCCGATGGTTTCCAAAACGACGTGCAAGTCGTCGCGACGGTGCTCTCGGTCGACCCCGAACTCGATCCCGACGTCCTGGGCATCTGTTCCGCCGGAGCGGCTTTGGCCGTTTCCGATATTCCGTTCGAGAAGCCGGTGGCCGGCGTGCGCGTCGGTCGCGACGAGAACGGTAACTACATCTGCAATCCGACGCTGCCGCAATACGAGAGCGGCGGCATGGACATCGTGATTGCCGGCACCGACGAAGCGATCATGATGGTCGAAGGCGGCGGGCACGAGATCTCCGAGGACGATTTCCTCGGCGCGGTCGAGTTCGCGCACAAAGAGATCAAGAAGATCGTCAAAGCGATCAACCAGCTCGCGAAAAAAGCCGGCAAGGCCAAGCGCGAGTTTCCGCTCAAGAAGGTCAATGCGGAACTCGATAAGTGGGTGCGCAAAGCATTCGCGAAGGACGTCGCCAAAGCGATGCGTGTCGTCGAAAAGGGCGCGCGCGAAGAAGCGTTCGCGCAGCTCACCGTCGCAGAAGCGATCGCGCGCTGCGGCAAGAAAGACGACAACGTCTTAGCGCTGCTCGAGAACCCCGACACCGCCAAGGAGTTCGGCAAGATCATCAAGGCGATGGAAGAGGACGAGCTGCGCGTGATGGTCGTCGACGAGAAGATTCGTCCCGATGGCCGCACGCCGGACGAGATTCGTCCGATTTGGTCCAAAGTGCACGTCGTGCCCCGCGTCCACGGTTCGGGCATTTTCACCCGCGGACAGACGCAAGTCTTCACCGCCGCAACGCTCGGTTCGACCAGCGACGCGCAGCGGCTCGACGGCATCGTGGCGCTCGAAGACAAGCGCTACATGCACTTCTACAACTTCCCGCCGTTTTCGGTCGGTGAGACGCGCCCGATGCGCGGTCCCGGCCGTCGCGAGATCGGTCACGGCGCACTCGCCGAGCGCGCGCTCGTGCCGGTGCTTCCGAAGAAGGAAGACTTCCCATACACGATGCGTCTGATGAGCGAAGTGCTCGAATCGAACGGATCGTCGTCGATGGCATCGGTCTGCGGCTCGACGCTCGCACTCATGGACGCGGGCGTTCCGATCACCGAGCACGTCGCGGGCGTCGCGATGGGTCTGATCCTCAAAGGCAAAGACTACGCGATCCTCACCGACATTCAAGGCCTCGAAGACGCGCTCGGTGAGATGGACTTCAAGGTCGCGGGAACCAAGAAGGGCATCACCGCGATCCAGATGGACATCAAAGTCCAAGGCATTACCGTGGAGATCATGCGCGAAGCGATGGCGCAAGCCAAGAAATCGCGCTTCTTCATCATCGACAAGCTCGCCGAAACGATTGCGCAGCCGCGCGCGGAACTTTCGAAGTACGCGCCGCGGATGATCGTTATCAAGATCGATCCGAACAAGATCAAGGACGTCATCGGACCGGGAGGCAAGATCATCAACAAGATCATTGCCGATACCGGCGTCGAGAAAATCGACATCGAGGACGACG
The sequence above is a segment of the Candidatus Baltobacteraceae bacterium genome. Coding sequences within it:
- a CDS encoding diguanylate cyclase — encoded protein: MRSFLRRLDTELPQVIVEALEEAARVTHADVAAIFEVQGEFLQCAFSTDPSLLESRVQINGESEVREHGTSALRAAAGLADALCAMLYAGEREWVLMLGERTSRLDRSVFETDAETLLDVFTQLLRQRAQALEARSLFDHVTGLPDRWATMNRLKETILASKRNGTHAALLFIDLNGFKGVNDSFGHAHGDMVLRTIASTLREALRANEFVGRIGGDEFAVLLPMVRSYEEATSAAKRLADGVRDLGIVHGAGAVSLSVGVAFYPEHAADVEEWLHHADLAMYQAKRQHESHFVFRPGEGPEDWSPLAVEIEESYSREFLLCFQPIFEVESGTVVAAEALLRSLHPQEGVQSAFMTMAAARARRSIEHLDAWVTRRALACANEWRAQGVQRIHVNIGCVNDEIFGNVLRAVDASGCDTSMLALELDWGRFNADIDAYRGFAEAAERCGLYVGLDGFGETALDLPLLEGLPVRFVKPSHALLPSGGAKGKGMDAIVAFARVFGWDVIATRVASADDRAACRSAGVKYMQGFAVAQPMTAIDFNQWIETSPRIALVT
- a CDS encoding GGDEF and EAL domain-containing protein → MPSELQAVDATALARVTQERDELREALRHAQGVTSFAYYTVDLATDLVTVSEPFAQIWGLPAGTTHVHYDDLLQRVHPEDRDAFDTLRKHAIESGPSLALQCRIVRTNGEVRFIRTFGTIFSNAIGVAERSVGSVFDCTDQIQAQNAVLFLSTHDPLTGLLNRHQLLEVLDHYADQVGTRGALVLFDIDRFAQINEIAGHAVGDQLLRAIAERVRFLEADGHYVARLGSDEFACLLIDPKDRSLVDDGIERLRGSLDAPFEAGHAEFVLRATMGLAEHPHDGTGEGLLQNAVMALHAAKTAARGGLVRYGPALERKMSVRSRLERDLPAAIERSEFAMYYQPLIDASDERVIAAEALLRWQHPELGLLTPDVFLTIAEESDAVVEIGKWAIDRACRDAMLIRDSLGRDVRLNVNVSPRHVQSARLVGHVSSALADSGWKAAALQLEVTEQLLIEDIPSAVATLEQLRSRGISIAIDDFGTGYNTLSYLKSYPVSCIKIDRAFVKDAENDRYSRAICRSVAALADSLHMQVIGEGVETRGQADFLRKIGCHELQGFHFGQPVTAWDFMTTYGTEGVWLT
- the ggt gene encoding gamma-glutamyltransferase, whose amino-acid sequence is MHALLFSALLAVVSAPHAMVVTEQHLASQAGLAVLERGGNAVDAAVAVGYALAVVDPCCGNLGGGGFMLIRMHDGRERFIDFREKAPLRATRDMYLDAHGNVVPERSRKGWLAIGVPGTVMGLDRALAQFGTRSRAAVMAAAIRLARDGYVLQPGDMVPFRGSAGEGYSGWSAGGAKPHPGERVVQPDLARTLELIAADGDEAFYRGPIARAIVAAGNRHGGILSMRDFADYTVDESAPIHCAYHDLEIISAPPPSSGGVTLCEILNVIAPYPFAQWGWHSVRETHYLIEAERRAYADRNAYLGDPTFVHDPVAQLLDPAYAAHLRAQIDPVRATPSSRVHPGLKISVHENGETTHYSIVDRWGNAVAVTYTLNDWFGSGVMAAGTGFLLNDEMDDFTSKPGVPNMYGLVQGETNDIQPGKRPLSSMTPTIVLRGGRLAMVTGSPGGSRIITIVLETLLNVFDFGMNAQAAVDAPRVHMQWLPDRIDYEPGALTAATMRALRTEGYRFKEIPFWGSAQAIVADPRTGMLYGGTDRRHPAGAALGY
- the pnp gene encoding polyribonucleotide nucleotidyltransferase encodes the protein MTLEVGGRTMVIETGELAKQANGSALIRYGEQNVVLCAVTASLKPREGIDFFPLTCDFEEKMYAAGKIPGGYIKREGRPPEHAVLSSRQMDRPIRPLFPDGFQNDVQVVATVLSVDPELDPDVLGICSAGAALAVSDIPFEKPVAGVRVGRDENGNYICNPTLPQYESGGMDIVIAGTDEAIMMVEGGGHEISEDDFLGAVEFAHKEIKKIVKAINQLAKKAGKAKREFPLKKVNAELDKWVRKAFAKDVAKAMRVVEKGAREEAFAQLTVAEAIARCGKKDDNVLALLENPDTAKEFGKIIKAMEEDELRVMVVDEKIRPDGRTPDEIRPIWSKVHVVPRVHGSGIFTRGQTQVFTAATLGSTSDAQRLDGIVALEDKRYMHFYNFPPFSVGETRPMRGPGRREIGHGALAERALVPVLPKKEDFPYTMRLMSEVLESNGSSSMASVCGSTLALMDAGVPITEHVAGVAMGLILKGKDYAILTDIQGLEDALGEMDFKVAGTKKGITAIQMDIKVQGITVEIMREAMAQAKKSRFFIIDKLAETIAQPRAELSKYAPRMIVIKIDPNKIKDVIGPGGKIINKIIADTGVEKIDIEDDGTVFITSLDGESGEKAKEIVENITKDVVVGQIYTGTVKRVIPIGAFVEILPGKEGLVHISQLAPERVAKVEDVLNVGDTTQVKVMEIDGQGRLNLSRKAVLAPGSETSSGSRGNGEFRPQRRQRDDDEPAGALPAGGPGAPPTRRRRRPQGRRDEE